From one Candidatus Dadabacteria bacterium genomic stretch:
- the prmC gene encoding peptide chain release factor N(5)-glutamine methyltransferase yields MCLQTNLGALYRATRRRMSGGGMENPGLEASVILCSVIGKPPHAVYTEPETVVGEKDARECAARVRRRLDGEPCAYTTGFKEFFSLRFEVSPAVLIPRPETETLVEEALRMLSPGERSLDIGTGCGCAAVALKKNMPGAVVGASDISPEALEVAKRNARAHSADISFTPGDMLSPFEDNCADMVVSNPPYVSEREFEALPREVRDFEPEGALVSGENGFEHIRKVISSAPRVLRNGGRCIVEVGEGQADGCAEIFRLCGFTRVTTARDLAGKTRTVAGYWKR; encoded by the coding sequence ATGTGTCTCCAAACAAATCTGGGCGCGCTCTACCGCGCGACAAGACGGCGGATGAGCGGCGGCGGGATGGAAAATCCCGGCCTTGAGGCGTCCGTCATTCTGTGCTCGGTCATCGGAAAACCGCCTCATGCGGTTTACACCGAGCCGGAAACTGTGGTGGGGGAAAAAGACGCGCGGGAGTGCGCCGCACGCGTCCGGAGACGGCTGGACGGCGAGCCGTGCGCCTACACAACGGGGTTCAAAGAGTTCTTCTCCCTCCGGTTTGAGGTGAGCCCGGCGGTGCTGATACCGCGCCCGGAGACGGAAACGCTTGTTGAGGAGGCGCTCCGCATGCTCTCGCCGGGAGAGCGGTCGCTGGACATAGGAACAGGCTGCGGTTGCGCGGCGGTCGCGCTGAAAAAAAACATGCCCGGCGCGGTTGTCGGCGCGTCCGACATATCCCCCGAAGCCCTTGAGGTCGCAAAACGAAACGCCCGCGCCCACTCCGCGGATATAAGTTTTACCCCCGGCGATATGCTGTCGCCCTTTGAAGACAACTGCGCGGACATGGTGGTCTCAAACCCGCCGTATGTGTCGGAGCGGGAGTTTGAAGCCCTGCCCCGCGAAGTGAGGGACTTTGAGCCGGAGGGCGCGCTTGTCAGCGGAGAAAACGGGTTTGAACACATACGGAAGGTGATTTCATCAGCCCCGCGCGTTCTGAGAAACGGGGGGCGCTGCATAGTTGAGGTCGGCGAAGGGCAGGCGGACGGTTGCGCGGAGATTTTCAGGCTCTGCGGTTTTACGCGCGTAACGACCGCGCGCGACCTTGCAGGAAAAACAAGAACGGTGGCCGGATATTGGAAAAGATAA
- a CDS encoding YggS family pyridoxal phosphate-dependent enzyme, which yields MAAVEENIALVRERVKSAARRAGRKEGDVLLVAVSKTVAPEVAVRAARLCHLGENYAQEFRDKLAFFNSAEARADWHFVGRLQKNKVKYVVGNCVLIHSVDSPGLAAGINKRAEALGVEAQVLIEVNQDSPAKGGVRPEEARALFDAVDGLGNVRARGLMSMPPQADNPEDSRRYFREMRDLRDTLAADFPDARELSMGMSADFETAIEEGATIVRVGSLIFGERA from the coding sequence GTGGCCGCCGTTGAAGAGAACATCGCGCTCGTGAGGGAAAGAGTAAAGTCCGCCGCCCGCCGCGCGGGGCGGAAAGAGGGCGATGTGCTGCTTGTCGCCGTGAGCAAAACGGTCGCCCCGGAGGTCGCCGTCCGGGCGGCGCGGCTGTGCCATCTCGGAGAGAATTACGCTCAGGAGTTCAGGGATAAACTGGCCTTTTTCAATAGCGCGGAGGCGCGCGCGGACTGGCATTTCGTGGGGCGGCTTCAGAAAAACAAGGTAAAGTATGTTGTCGGCAACTGCGTTTTGATACACTCGGTTGACAGCCCCGGCCTTGCCGCCGGTATAAATAAAAGGGCTGAGGCCCTGGGCGTGGAGGCGCAAGTTTTGATCGAGGTCAATCAGGACAGCCCGGCAAAGGGGGGCGTGAGGCCGGAGGAGGCGCGGGCGCTCTTTGATGCGGTTGACGGGCTCGGCAACGTCCGGGCGCGCGGGCTTATGTCCATGCCGCCGCAAGCGGACAACCCGGAGGATTCAAGACGTTATTTCAGGGAGATGAGAGATTTGAGGGACACACTTGCCGCCGATTTTCCGGACGCGCGCGAACTCTCCATGGGGATGAGCGCGGATTTTGAGACCGCGATAGAGGAGGGCGCCACCATAGTGCGGGTGGGCTCGCTGATATTCGGGGAGAGGGCATGA
- the proC gene encoding pyrroline-5-carboxylate reductase, whose translation MSTADIAFIGAGKMAESLIGGAVRAGAFSAARMVISDTDPRRLAEVGEKYGVAAAPDNVAAAAAADCVVLAVKPQDMDAALSDVSRAGRGADAVFVSIAAGVKVARIRSALGAECAVFRAMPNLPVTVGEGACVVCGEGGRDDIETVGRLFGSSGVVEFVDEGLMDAFTALSGSGPGFVAAFAESLAAAAEKLGINRRTAERFAVQTVFGAAAMMKAGTPPDGLREMVTSPGGTTAAGLSALERGGFSAAVESALAAARRRAEELSSQGGKK comes from the coding sequence ATGAGCACGGCGGACATTGCTTTTATCGGCGCGGGAAAGATGGCCGAGTCTCTCATAGGCGGCGCTGTCAGGGCGGGGGCTTTCTCCGCCGCCCGCATGGTCATCAGCGACACAGACCCCCGGCGGCTTGCCGAGGTGGGTGAAAAATACGGGGTTGCCGCCGCGCCGGACAATGTTGCGGCGGCGGCGGCGGCGGATTGCGTGGTACTGGCAGTAAAACCGCAGGACATGGACGCCGCCCTGTCGGACGTGAGCCGCGCCGGGCGCGGGGCGGACGCGGTTTTTGTCTCCATCGCCGCGGGCGTGAAGGTGGCGCGCATAAGGTCGGCTCTGGGCGCGGAGTGCGCGGTTTTCAGGGCGATGCCGAACCTGCCGGTTACGGTGGGGGAGGGGGCGTGCGTGGTTTGCGGCGAAGGCGGGCGGGATGACATTGAGACGGTGGGCAGGCTGTTCGGCTCATCGGGTGTGGTGGAGTTTGTTGACGAGGGGCTGATGGATGCGTTTACGGCGCTGTCGGGCAGCGGTCCCGGATTTGTGGCGGCGTTTGCCGAATCTCTCGCCGCCGCCGCGGAAAAACTCGGCATAAACCGCCGGACGGCGGAGCGCTTTGCGGTTCAGACGGTTTTCGGCGCCGCCGCCATGATGAAGGCCGGAACTCCGCCGGACGGCTTGAGGGAGATGGTAACCTCGCCCGGAGGGACTACTGCGGCGGGGCTTTCCGCGCTTGAGCGGGGCGGCTTTTCCGCCGCCGTTGAAAGCGCGCTTGCCGCCGCCCGCCGCCGCGCGGAGGAACTGTCTTCACAGGGAGGGAAAAAATGA
- a CDS encoding YggT family protein, translating to MMIAQNTVMALAEVVGLILQIYLWLIVGRAIISWVDPNPYNPIVRFVYSATEPVLEQARRIIPPLGGIDLSPIAVLLLIIFLRNLIVNSLYDFASRL from the coding sequence ATGATGATTGCGCAAAACACGGTCATGGCGCTTGCCGAGGTTGTCGGGCTGATACTGCAAATTTACTTGTGGCTCATAGTCGGTCGCGCCATTATCTCATGGGTTGACCCCAACCCCTACAATCCCATAGTGAGGTTTGTTTATTCGGCGACCGAGCCCGTCCTTGAGCAGGCGCGGCGCATTATTCCGCCCCTCGGCGGGATAGACCTCTCCCCCATAGCCGTGCTGCTGCTCATCATCTTTCTGAGAAACCTGATTGTGAACTCCCTTTACGACTTCGCAAGCCGGTTGTAA
- a CDS encoding alpha/beta hydrolase, with protein sequence MPRIRIGADSINYEASGPAPLEGRCVVMIHGAGQGAACWENQLEALKLRGRFPSAAVDLPGHGRSGGRAMDSMEGYADFVKKFCGAAGITNPVLIGHSMGGRIAQLLALDGGVSPSGCLFAATGTRIRVSRWSLKTVLADYRTFCETAAQNAFGPGAPAGVREVFLKRLLSTPADTSHRDLLACDGFDASESAGRIDVPSVIVAGGLDTLTPAKHTNALRRHIRGSKLFVIEDAGHFMMMERPDAFNKIMIDFLNLL encoded by the coding sequence ATGCCCCGGATACGGATTGGCGCAGACTCCATAAACTACGAGGCTTCAGGCCCCGCTCCGCTTGAGGGGCGGTGCGTTGTGATGATTCACGGCGCGGGGCAGGGCGCGGCATGCTGGGAGAATCAGCTTGAAGCGCTCAAACTCCGGGGGCGCTTTCCCTCGGCGGCGGTTGACCTGCCCGGACACGGGCGTTCGGGCGGTCGCGCGATGGATTCAATGGAGGGCTATGCGGATTTTGTCAAAAAATTCTGCGGGGCGGCGGGAATTACAAATCCGGTTCTCATCGGGCATTCAATGGGGGGAAGGATAGCCCAGCTCCTCGCTCTGGACGGCGGGGTGAGCCCGTCGGGGTGTTTGTTTGCCGCCACGGGAACGCGCATAAGGGTCTCGCGCTGGTCTCTAAAAACCGTGCTTGCGGACTACCGGACTTTTTGCGAGACTGCGGCGCAAAACGCTTTCGGCCCCGGCGCTCCGGCGGGCGTCCGGGAGGTTTTTCTCAAGAGATTGCTTTCAACCCCCGCCGACACCAGCCACAGAGACCTGCTCGCGTGCGACGGCTTTGACGCCTCGGAGTCCGCGGGCCGCATAGATGTTCCCTCCGTGATAGTTGCCGGCGGGCTGGACACGCTCACACCGGCAAAGCATACAAACGCCCTGCGCCGCCACATAAGGGGGTCAAAACTTTTCGTCATTGAGGATGCGGGGCATTTTATGATGATGGAGAGGCCGGACGCCTTTAACAAGATAATGATTGACTTTTTGAACCTGCTTTAG
- the npdG gene encoding NADPH-dependent F420 reductase produces the protein MKISLLGGTGDIAEGLVLRWSKAGHEIFVGSRSKEKADTITAGYVEKLNSLGVTPRVVGMENAEAAASSEVVVISIPPEYAADTIAGLGGSITDQIVVTPVVPMAKEGKTFLFVPPPQGSSALEIKEKLPPTARLVSAYHNLPAKGLSNLDKDLDADVVICGDDEEAKAVVAKLTEDLSGLRTLDAGALEVSPMIEAITPLIVNLNIRHKKHFSVKFVD, from the coding sequence ATGAAAATTTCTCTTTTGGGAGGCACGGGCGACATAGCCGAGGGGCTGGTTCTCAGGTGGTCAAAGGCCGGGCATGAGATTTTTGTCGGCTCAAGAAGCAAGGAAAAGGCGGACACCATAACCGCCGGTTATGTGGAAAAACTGAACTCTCTGGGCGTAACGCCGAGGGTTGTCGGGATGGAAAACGCCGAAGCCGCGGCAAGTTCCGAGGTTGTGGTCATAAGCATTCCGCCCGAATACGCCGCAGACACAATAGCGGGGCTTGGCGGGAGCATAACAGACCAGATAGTGGTAACGCCCGTTGTGCCGATGGCGAAAGAGGGAAAGACTTTTCTGTTTGTCCCGCCGCCTCAGGGCTCGTCTGCTCTTGAGATAAAGGAAAAACTTCCGCCGACCGCGCGTCTTGTTTCCGCGTATCACAACCTTCCGGCGAAGGGGCTCAGCAATCTGGACAAAGACCTTGACGCCGATGTTGTCATTTGCGGTGATGATGAAGAGGCCAAAGCGGTGGTTGCCAAACTCACCGAAGACCTGTCGGGACTGAGAACCCTTGATGCCGGGGCGCTTGAAGTGTCGCCGATGATAGAGGCGATCACCCCGCTGATAGTCAATCTCAACATACGCCACAAGAAGCACTTCTCCGTGAAGTTTGTGGATTGA
- a CDS encoding secondary thiamine-phosphate synthase enzyme YjbQ — MTQLTKSFSVSSRGNTDIVDITPDVEEIVRSFGVKDGLATVFVPGSTAGITTIEFESGAVADLKDAFERMCPEDIPYAHNARWGDGNGHSHVRAAILGASLSVPVAGARLLLGTWQQIVLVDFDNRPRTREIVVRISG; from the coding sequence ATGACGCAACTCACAAAGTCGTTTTCAGTTTCAAGCCGCGGCAACACGGACATTGTTGACATCACCCCCGATGTTGAGGAAATCGTCAGGAGTTTCGGGGTCAAAGACGGGCTTGCGACCGTTTTCGTGCCGGGCTCAACGGCGGGGATTACCACCATAGAGTTTGAAAGCGGAGCGGTTGCCGACCTCAAAGACGCGTTTGAGCGCATGTGCCCCGAAGATATTCCCTACGCCCATAACGCCCGCTGGGGAGACGGCAACGGCCACTCGCATGTGAGGGCGGCGATTCTGGGAGCGTCCCTGTCCGTGCCGGTCGCAGGGGCGCGCCTGCTTCTGGGAACATGGCAGCAAATCGTGCTTGTTGACTTTGACAACCGCCCCAGAACGCGCGAGATTGTCGTGCGGATTAGCGGATAG
- a CDS encoding M42 family metallopeptidase produces MATKKEIEQTEALLAELTEAGGVAGYEREISAVLRKHFDRFGAVSSDRMGSLICAARGAPESPRVMLASHMDEIGFMIRAVTPDGFLKFTPLGGWWDQVLLAQRVLIKTSKGEVEGVIGAKPPHLIPQEDRSKMVQKKSMYIDIGASSDKEVEKAGVRVGDPAVPVSGFTKLAIDGVYMAKAFDDRVGCAALISALGRLKKPPCAVYGVATVQEEVGIRGATTSARAVDPDAAIILESDISGDVPGISNEESSTKLGGGPSLLLYDARMIPNLKLRDLVVSTAKKAKIPLQFASMEGGATDGGAIHLHKQGVPTVVLGVPTRHIHSHNSIIQRKDFENTVKLVVEVVKRLDKKMVDGLAG; encoded by the coding sequence ATGGCTACAAAGAAAGAAATTGAGCAGACCGAGGCGTTGCTTGCCGAACTCACCGAAGCGGGCGGCGTGGCGGGTTACGAGCGGGAGATTTCCGCAGTTCTCAGAAAGCATTTTGACAGGTTCGGGGCGGTTTCAAGCGACAGGATGGGCAGTCTTATATGCGCGGCGCGCGGCGCTCCGGAGTCGCCCAGGGTGATGCTGGCGAGTCACATGGATGAGATCGGCTTTATGATTCGCGCCGTCACGCCGGACGGGTTTTTGAAGTTCACGCCGCTCGGCGGCTGGTGGGATCAGGTTCTTCTCGCCCAGCGCGTCCTTATCAAGACCTCAAAGGGCGAGGTTGAGGGCGTCATAGGGGCAAAGCCGCCCCACCTTATACCGCAGGAAGACCGGAGCAAGATGGTGCAGAAAAAGAGCATGTATATAGACATCGGCGCGTCATCGGACAAAGAGGTTGAGAAAGCGGGCGTGAGGGTGGGAGACCCGGCTGTTCCGGTAAGCGGTTTCACAAAACTTGCGATTGATGGGGTGTATATGGCAAAGGCGTTTGATGACAGGGTGGGGTGCGCCGCGCTGATATCCGCTCTCGGCAGGTTGAAAAAGCCCCCGTGCGCGGTTTACGGGGTGGCCACCGTTCAGGAGGAGGTGGGCATTCGCGGGGCGACAACAAGCGCCCGCGCGGTTGACCCGGATGCGGCAATCATACTTGAATCGGACATTTCCGGCGATGTTCCGGGGATAAGCAATGAGGAGTCGTCCACAAAACTGGGCGGCGGCCCCTCGCTTCTGCTTTACGATGCGAGGATGATACCGAATCTCAAACTGCGCGACCTTGTGGTAAGCACGGCGAAAAAGGCGAAGATTCCTCTTCAGTTTGCCTCAATGGAAGGGGGCGCAACGGACGGCGGGGCGATACACTTGCACAAGCAGGGAGTTCCGACAGTCGTTCTCGGCGTTCCGACCCGGCACATACACAGTCACAACTCAATCATTCAGAGGAAGGACTTTGAGAACACTGTTAAGTTGGTTGTGGAAGTGGTGAAGAGGCTGGATAAGAAGATGGTTGACGGGCTTGCGGGGTGA
- a CDS encoding HNH endonuclease, which translates to MSYEAEQLQRYNMPSRKDMEESLLKAIFNNNGVIREFGSRESVVEELADEFHLSKEQRTAFLETVYRKENRVKKPNLWHRLLFRVANNLAERKFLSRPTQTLKLTNKKEWMLTEKGFDKVLKVMGMSVEHKEDLLVKSFEVETFARKLKKKSKPTNYNPIGGKKEAKQSQRLMKIRNRGFRQAVIEAYDYKCAVCGLKICSPASHQWEVEAAHIVPHGFNGKDDIWNGLSLCRFHHWSFDVGWYSFDEKFNLVVSGKLGDLPDDMGKIWNYGLLKQLSANKDGVQLPRQSKLWPDLNAVKWHRENVFGGCG; encoded by the coding sequence ATGAGTTATGAAGCGGAACAACTTCAAAGATACAATATGCCTTCTCGGAAGGATATGGAAGAATCTTTGCTCAAAGCGATTTTCAACAATAACGGAGTTATAAGAGAATTCGGTTCAAGGGAGAGTGTAGTTGAAGAACTTGCTGATGAGTTTCATTTGAGCAAAGAGCAAAGAACCGCTTTTCTGGAAACAGTTTACAGAAAGGAAAACAGGGTGAAAAAACCAAATCTTTGGCACCGACTGTTATTTCGGGTAGCTAATAACTTGGCGGAGAGAAAATTTTTGTCCAGACCTACTCAGACTTTGAAGCTAACCAATAAAAAAGAATGGATGCTCACAGAGAAAGGTTTTGATAAGGTATTGAAAGTAATGGGAATGTCGGTCGAACATAAAGAAGACCTTCTTGTTAAATCTTTTGAAGTTGAAACATTTGCCAGAAAGTTAAAGAAAAAGAGCAAACCTACAAACTACAATCCTATAGGTGGAAAAAAGGAAGCGAAACAGTCACAAAGACTTATGAAAATAAGAAACAGAGGATTTAGACAGGCTGTTATTGAAGCATACGACTATAAGTGTGCTGTTTGCGGTTTGAAAATTTGTTCTCCAGCAAGCCACCAATGGGAAGTGGAAGCCGCCCATATAGTTCCTCATGGTTTTAATGGAAAAGATGACATCTGGAATGGTTTGTCTCTTTGCCGTTTTCATCATTGGTCTTTTGATGTTGGTTGGTACAGTTTTGATGAAAAATTTAATTTGGTTGTCTCTGGCAAGCTGGGAGATCTTCCCGATGATATGGGAAAGATTTGGAATTACGGGTTGTTAAAACAACTCTCAGCAAATAAAGATGGTGTGCAGCTTCCAAGGCAATCGAAGTTGTGGCCGGATTTGAATGCGGTCAAGTGGCATAGGGAAAATGTTTTTGGAGGGTGTGGTTAG
- a CDS encoding ATP-binding protein produces MVRVKRSYQAIIADHFARHRQMAFITGPRQVGKTTLSMSIGKQTDTRYLNWDDPEDRDLLLTGSASMAEHLALDKARAKPLTVIFDEIHKYSGWKQFVKGFYDRYKDRCNIIVTGSARMDSFRKGGDSLMGRYFNYRLHPLSVAELLNGPSPENEYGPQRKLSGKQFQALLQWGGFPDPFIKRDQRFYNRWSRLREQQLIREDIREMTRVQELDQLEMLALLLKNQAGQLTGYTSLAKKIRVSVDTIRRWVLVLESLYYCFTVRPWSRNITRSILKEPKYFLWDWSQCDDEGALCENFIASHLLKAAHFWTDTGLGNYDLYYVRDKEKREVDFLVTKNRKPWMLVEAKKSSGAALSPGLRHFSKALNVSHAFQAVVDDDYEDVDVFSCKTPVIVPAGTLLSQLC; encoded by the coding sequence ATGGTCAGGGTGAAACGGAGTTACCAAGCAATCATCGCGGATCATTTCGCCCGCCACCGGCAGATGGCATTCATCACCGGCCCCCGGCAGGTGGGCAAGACCACCCTGTCCATGTCCATCGGGAAACAGACAGACACCCGCTATCTTAACTGGGATGACCCGGAAGACAGAGACCTGCTGCTGACCGGGTCGGCCTCTATGGCGGAACACCTTGCTCTGGATAAAGCCCGCGCAAAGCCGCTTACTGTCATCTTTGATGAAATTCACAAATACTCCGGGTGGAAGCAGTTTGTTAAGGGGTTCTATGACCGCTATAAAGACCGCTGCAACATCATCGTAACCGGCAGCGCGCGTATGGACAGCTTCAGAAAAGGCGGAGACAGCCTTATGGGGCGGTATTTCAACTACCGCCTTCATCCGCTTTCAGTCGCGGAATTGCTGAACGGGCCGTCGCCGGAAAATGAATACGGCCCGCAAAGGAAACTGAGCGGCAAACAGTTTCAGGCATTGCTGCAATGGGGCGGGTTTCCGGACCCTTTCATAAAGAGGGACCAACGGTTCTACAACCGCTGGAGCCGGTTGCGTGAGCAACAACTCATCCGCGAGGATATCCGCGAGATGACACGGGTGCAGGAACTGGACCAGCTGGAGATGCTCGCGCTGTTGCTCAAAAACCAAGCCGGTCAACTGACCGGCTACACAAGCCTTGCGAAGAAAATCCGCGTGTCGGTTGACACCATACGCCGCTGGGTGCTTGTGCTGGAATCTCTTTATTACTGCTTTACGGTGCGACCATGGAGCAGGAACATAACGCGCTCCATATTGAAAGAGCCCAAATACTTTTTGTGGGATTGGTCACAATGTGATGACGAGGGCGCTCTGTGCGAAAACTTCATCGCCTCCCACTTGCTCAAAGCCGCGCATTTCTGGACTGACACCGGGCTCGGTAATTACGACCTGTATTATGTGCGCGACAAGGAAAAACGGGAGGTTGATTTTCTGGTTACGAAAAACCGCAAGCCGTGGATGCTGGTGGAGGCGAAAAAATCCTCCGGCGCGGCTCTGTCCCCCGGTCTCAGACACTTCAGCAAGGCGTTAAATGTCTCCCACGCATTTCAGGCGGTGGTTGACGATGACTATGAGGATGTGGATGTCTTTTCCTGCAAGACTCCCGTGATTGTTCCGGCGGGGACTTTACTGTCGCAACTTTGTTGA
- a CDS encoding AMP-binding protein yields the protein MLKTGKSANRAPVRDKVLSVPAPNVFENPGRFGGKTAIVDTEGECSYALLDDMSRRAAGALLEIAGSRDLAERRVAFLVPKGREYAALKIGIWRAGGVSVPLCPDHPPAETARAVRDCDPFAVVCHPAFEPAARKICSGGGAVFALAGELLSAAPAPSLPDVDPSRRAMIIRTSGTTSAPKGVVTTHANINAQARAMISAWEWTEDDAVLNVLPLHHLHGILNLLLCPLAVGATCEMADFDARAVWKRFERGGITVFMAVPTIYAKLSDAWDAMDESEKKAAGDSCRAMRLMVSGSAPLTVGLISRWRGISGHTLLERYGMTETGMILSAPLRGERKPGFVGRPMPGVEAAVFNSGGEPAAAGEEGEIRVRGENVFLEYHNNPQATSEAFENGWFKTGDIARTDGGGDFRILGRRSVDIIKTGGYKVSALEVESEILESPDVARCAVVGVEDEVWGQRVAAAIVPQPGRAFDGDGLRRRLKERLAPYKVPSLFEVVDELPENALGKVLKPEVSRIWEGGGGGGKGGAIDPASHFDRERAGAYDRRVRILIPAYDALQELAASLLGSVLAGGARVLVAGAGTGNEAVSLASANPGWTVTGFDPAGEMVRIARAKVEKRGLGGRVRLIEGFADALEKGEIFDAATAILVMHFLPDDGSKDAFALEISKRLKPGAPFVLADLEGDPSSDGFAALVGAWRRRMRSLEVEADKVEETMTNIMKNVKFVPESRLREILENAGFEPPVKFFGGYLAGGYFAVKS from the coding sequence ATGCTAAAAACCGGCAAATCCGCAAACCGCGCCCCCGTCCGTGATAAAGTTTTGTCCGTGCCCGCCCCGAATGTTTTTGAAAACCCCGGCCGCTTCGGCGGCAAAACCGCAATTGTTGACACCGAAGGCGAATGCTCCTACGCATTGCTTGACGATATGTCGCGCCGCGCTGCGGGGGCGCTGCTTGAGATTGCGGGCTCGCGGGATTTGGCGGAGCGGCGCGTGGCGTTTCTCGTTCCGAAGGGCAGGGAGTATGCAGCCCTCAAAATCGGAATATGGAGGGCGGGCGGCGTTTCAGTCCCGCTGTGCCCCGACCACCCCCCGGCGGAGACAGCCCGCGCCGTCCGCGATTGCGACCCCTTTGCGGTGGTCTGCCACCCGGCGTTTGAGCCCGCAGCGCGGAAGATTTGTTCCGGCGGAGGGGCGGTTTTTGCGCTTGCAGGTGAGTTGCTGTCCGCCGCTCCCGCGCCGTCTCTTCCTGATGTAGACCCTTCGCGCCGGGCGATGATCATCCGCACAAGCGGAACAACCTCCGCGCCCAAGGGGGTTGTTACCACCCATGCCAATATAAACGCTCAGGCGCGCGCCATGATAAGCGCGTGGGAGTGGACGGAAGATGACGCGGTTTTGAACGTTCTGCCCCTTCACCACCTGCACGGGATTTTGAACCTTCTGCTGTGCCCGCTCGCCGTGGGGGCGACATGCGAAATGGCGGATTTTGACGCCCGCGCCGTCTGGAAAAGGTTTGAGCGGGGCGGCATAACGGTCTTTATGGCCGTTCCCACCATTTACGCAAAACTCTCCGACGCTTGGGACGCAATGGATGAAAGTGAAAAAAAAGCGGCGGGAGACTCTTGCCGCGCAATGCGTCTGATGGTTTCGGGCTCCGCTCCGCTCACTGTCGGGCTGATTTCCCGGTGGCGCGGCATAAGCGGCCACACACTGCTTGAGAGATACGGCATGACCGAGACCGGCATGATTCTCTCCGCCCCCCTCAGGGGGGAGAGGAAACCGGGCTTTGTCGGCAGGCCGATGCCGGGCGTTGAGGCGGCGGTTTTCAACTCCGGCGGCGAGCCCGCCGCAGCGGGCGAAGAGGGCGAGATACGGGTGAGGGGGGAAAACGTGTTCCTTGAATACCACAACAACCCGCAGGCCACCTCGGAGGCGTTTGAAAACGGCTGGTTCAAAACCGGAGACATCGCCCGGACGGACGGCGGGGGGGATTTCCGGATATTGGGCAGGCGGTCTGTGGACATCATCAAAACCGGCGGATACAAGGTCTCCGCCCTTGAGGTGGAAAGCGAGATACTTGAGAGCCCCGATGTGGCGCGCTGCGCCGTTGTGGGGGTGGAGGATGAGGTATGGGGGCAGAGGGTGGCCGCCGCGATTGTGCCGCAGCCGGGGCGGGCGTTTGACGGGGACGGCCTCAGGCGGCGTCTCAAAGAGCGCCTTGCCCCGTATAAAGTGCCTTCGCTGTTTGAGGTTGTGGACGAACTGCCGGAGAACGCCCTCGGCAAGGTTTTGAAGCCGGAGGTTTCGCGCATCTGGGAAGGCGGCGGAGGCGGCGGCAAGGGCGGGGCGATAGACCCGGCGAGCCATTTTGACAGGGAGCGCGCCGGGGCTTATGACCGCAGGGTCAGAATTCTGATTCCCGCCTATGACGCGCTTCAGGAACTTGCCGCCTCCCTGCTTGGGAGCGTCCTTGCCGGGGGCGCAAGGGTTCTTGTCGCCGGCGCGGGAACGGGCAACGAGGCGGTTTCCCTTGCGTCCGCCAATCCCGGCTGGACGGTAACCGGGTTTGACCCGGCGGGGGAGATGGTGAGGATTGCAAGGGCGAAGGTGGAAAAGCGGGGGCTTGGCGGGCGCGTCCGCCTGATTGAAGGTTTTGCGGACGCGCTTGAAAAGGGGGAGATTTTTGACGCCGCCACCGCCATACTGGTAATGCACTTTCTGCCCGATGACGGCTCAAAGGACGCATTCGCGCTGGAGATTTCAAAACGTTTGAAACCGGGCGCGCCGTTTGTCCTTGCCGACCTTGAGGGCGACCCCTCTTCGGACGGTTTCGCCGCCCTGGTGGGGGCGTGGAGACGCCGCATGCGGTCTCTTGAAGTTGAGGCGGACAAGGTTGAGGAAACCATGACGAACATAATGAAAAACGTGAAGTTTGTTCCCGAAAGCAGATTGCGCGAAATACTTGAAAACGCGGGATTTGAGCCGCCCGTAAAGTTCTTCGGGGGCTATCTTGCGGGCGGATACTTCGCGGTAAAATCCTGA
- a CDS encoding RidA family protein: MSDFSPEQKLREMGIVLPGVPSPAGSYRPCVRSGRLVFISGQLPLKDGKLLFEGLVGGGVSVEQAVLCARQAAVNCLAVLSAEAGGLGAVGRIVKVTGYVASAAGFVRQADIVNGASDLFAEVFGERGRHSRAAVGASALPLGAPVEIEAVAEVRDG, from the coding sequence ATGAGCGATTTTTCACCGGAACAGAAACTGCGGGAGATGGGAATTGTCCTGCCCGGAGTTCCGTCCCCTGCGGGCTCTTACCGGCCTTGCGTCCGTTCGGGGCGGCTTGTTTTTATTTCCGGGCAACTGCCGCTTAAAGACGGGAAACTGCTGTTTGAGGGGCTTGTCGGCGGCGGGGTTTCCGTTGAGCAGGCGGTGCTGTGCGCCCGTCAGGCGGCGGTGAACTGCCTTGCCGTCCTCAGCGCGGAGGCGGGCGGCCTCGGAGCGGTCGGGAGGATTGTGAAGGTTACGGGGTATGTGGCTTCGGCGGCGGGTTTTGTCCGGCAGGCCGATATTGTGAACGGCGCGTCCGACCTGTTTGCGGAGGTGTTCGGGGAGAGGGGACGCCACTCAAGGGCGGCGGTCGGGGCAAGCGCGCTGCCCCTCGGCGCTCCGGTTGAGATTGAAGCCGTGGCGGAAGTCCGGGACGGATGA